A single genomic interval of Streptomyces showdoensis harbors:
- a CDS encoding L,D-transpeptidase gives MKRAGYALAVAGLLAGLAGCTGADGDGGAGGGGGLGTGVALPGKARAPGDVIRVSPEDGSRGVPADGPLEVRVDSGRLERVTVVQVEDAQRTRVAGEISADGLRWRPGPGTRLALAAKYSVDAVALDAHGRRSARHTTFTTVVPERRFIGYFKPENRSTVGTGMIVSFSFNREIENRAEVERAIRVTSDPPVDIAGHWFGKDRLDFRPAAYWQPGTEVTVDLDLRDVEGAPGVYGIQRKKVGFTVGRSQVSLVDAERHTMEIRRDGDLLTTLPITAGAPKTTTYNGKMVVTELFEVTRMDGRTVGFGGEYDIKDVPHAIRLTDSGTFLHGNYWASASTFGSANVSHGCVGLRDVKGGGSDTPAGWFFDRTLIGDVVEVVNSRDKQVAADNGLGGWNMEWSRWRAGSALS, from the coding sequence ATGAAGCGGGCGGGGTACGCGCTCGCCGTGGCGGGACTGTTGGCGGGCCTCGCGGGCTGCACCGGAGCCGACGGTGACGGCGGTGCCGGCGGTGGCGGGGGCCTCGGCACCGGCGTGGCCCTGCCGGGCAAGGCGCGGGCGCCCGGCGACGTGATCCGGGTCAGCCCCGAGGACGGCAGCCGCGGGGTGCCCGCCGACGGGCCCCTGGAGGTGCGGGTGGACAGCGGCCGCCTGGAGCGGGTCACCGTCGTCCAGGTGGAGGACGCGCAGCGCACCCGGGTGGCGGGGGAGATCTCCGCGGACGGGCTGCGCTGGCGCCCGGGCCCGGGCACCCGGCTCGCGCTGGCCGCGAAGTACAGCGTGGACGCGGTCGCGCTCGACGCCCACGGGCGCCGCTCGGCCCGGCACACCACCTTCACCACGGTGGTGCCCGAGCGCCGCTTCATCGGCTACTTCAAGCCGGAGAACCGGTCCACGGTCGGCACCGGCATGATCGTCTCCTTCTCCTTCAACCGGGAGATCGAGAACCGCGCGGAGGTCGAGCGGGCCATCCGGGTCACCTCCGACCCGCCGGTCGACATCGCCGGCCACTGGTTCGGCAAGGACCGCCTCGACTTCCGCCCCGCCGCGTACTGGCAGCCCGGCACCGAGGTCACCGTCGACCTCGACCTGCGCGACGTCGAGGGCGCGCCCGGGGTGTACGGGATCCAGCGCAAGAAGGTCGGCTTCACGGTGGGCCGCTCCCAGGTCTCCCTGGTCGACGCCGAGCGGCACACGATGGAGATCCGCCGGGACGGCGACCTGCTCACCACGCTGCCGATCACGGCCGGGGCGCCGAAGACCACCACGTACAACGGCAAGATGGTGGTCACGGAGCTGTTCGAGGTGACCCGGATGGACGGGCGTACGGTGGGCTTCGGCGGCGAGTACGACATCAAGGACGTGCCGCACGCGATCCGGCTGACCGACTCGGGGACCTTCCTGCACGGCAACTACTGGGCCTCGGCGTCCACCTTCGGCTCGGCCAACGTCAGCCACGGCTGCGTCGGGCTGCGGGACGTGAAGGGCGGCGGCTCGGACACCCCGGCCGGCTGGTTCTTCGACCGGACCCTCATCGGCGACGTGGTCGAGGTGG
- the glgX gene encoding glycogen debranching protein GlgX, translating into MSSAAEQEAVHEHARAPKGPERVVWPGAPTPLGARCRVGPDGVAGTNFALWSGGAEAVELCLFDADGTETRLELAEPTHEIWHGFVPGVGPGQRYGYRVHGRWDPWTGARWNPAKLLLDPYARAVDGAAGNDYRSLPPEAYGHVRDWPQQHVADTVRDERDSAPYVPKGVVVQDDDDWSDDRRPKTPWPDSVIYELHVKGFTARHPGIPEHLRGTYAGLAHPAAIEHLVRLGVTAVELLPVHQFAHEDHLLRRGLTNYWGYNSIGYFAPHAGYSASGTAGQQVGEFKRMVRALHAAGIEVILDVVYNHTAEAGELGPTLSLKGIDNRGYYRLQSDARRYADYTGCGNTLHVVQPQVLRLITDSLRYWVTEMGVDGFRFDLAAALARSMHDVDMLSPFLAVIAQDPVLRRVKLIAEPWDVGNGGYQVGSFPPLWTEWNDRYRDAVRDFWRGALPDVRDLGYRLSGSSDLYAWGGRRPYASVNFVTAHDGFTLRDLVTYERKHNEANGEGNRDGTHDNRSWNCGTEGETDDPGINALRRRQLRNLMTTLLLSTGVPMLVAGDEMGRTQGGNNNAYCQDNEIGWLDWSLPEDPGRAQLLALTRRLLALRHRHPVLRRRAFFSGRPAADGLRDLAWFTADGTEMTEPDWYAPAATLGLYLSGRDIPGRDARGRQVTDDSFLAVLHAGHRPVEFRLPGPPWAASYELIVDTATEDQSRAPGTVHRGGGTITVAGRSVVLLRVGG; encoded by the coding sequence GTGTCGAGCGCAGCCGAGCAGGAGGCGGTACACGAGCATGCCCGCGCCCCGAAGGGGCCGGAGCGGGTGGTGTGGCCGGGGGCGCCGACCCCGCTCGGCGCCCGCTGCCGGGTGGGCCCCGACGGGGTCGCGGGCACCAACTTCGCGCTGTGGTCGGGCGGGGCGGAGGCCGTCGAGCTGTGCCTGTTCGACGCCGACGGCACCGAGACGCGGCTCGAACTGGCCGAGCCGACCCATGAGATCTGGCACGGCTTCGTGCCGGGCGTCGGCCCCGGACAGCGGTACGGCTACCGGGTGCACGGACGCTGGGACCCGTGGACCGGGGCCCGCTGGAACCCGGCGAAGCTGCTCCTCGACCCGTACGCCCGGGCCGTCGACGGGGCCGCGGGCAACGACTACCGCTCGCTGCCGCCCGAGGCGTACGGGCACGTGCGGGACTGGCCGCAGCAGCACGTCGCCGACACCGTCCGCGACGAGCGGGACTCCGCCCCGTACGTCCCCAAGGGGGTCGTCGTCCAGGACGACGACGACTGGTCCGACGACCGCAGGCCCAAGACGCCCTGGCCGGACTCGGTCATCTACGAGCTGCACGTCAAGGGCTTCACCGCCCGGCACCCCGGCATCCCCGAGCACCTGCGCGGCACCTACGCGGGCCTCGCGCACCCGGCCGCGATCGAGCACCTGGTGCGGCTCGGCGTCACCGCGGTCGAACTGCTGCCGGTGCACCAGTTCGCGCACGAGGACCATCTACTGCGGCGCGGCCTCACCAACTACTGGGGCTACAACTCCATCGGCTACTTCGCCCCGCACGCCGGCTACTCGGCGAGCGGGACGGCCGGGCAGCAGGTCGGCGAGTTCAAGCGGATGGTGCGGGCGCTGCACGCCGCCGGGATCGAGGTCATCCTCGACGTCGTCTACAACCACACCGCCGAGGCCGGCGAGCTCGGCCCCACCCTGTCCCTGAAGGGCATCGACAACCGCGGCTACTACCGCCTCCAGTCGGACGCCCGGCGCTACGCCGACTACACCGGCTGCGGCAACACCCTGCACGTGGTGCAGCCGCAGGTGCTGCGGCTCATCACCGACAGCCTGCGCTACTGGGTGACCGAGATGGGCGTGGACGGCTTCCGCTTCGACCTGGCGGCGGCGCTCGCCCGCTCGATGCACGACGTCGACATGCTCTCCCCCTTCCTCGCGGTCATCGCCCAGGACCCGGTGCTGCGCCGGGTCAAGCTCATCGCCGAGCCCTGGGACGTCGGCAACGGCGGCTACCAGGTGGGCTCCTTCCCGCCGCTGTGGACGGAGTGGAACGACCGCTACCGGGACGCCGTACGGGACTTCTGGCGCGGCGCCCTGCCCGACGTCCGGGACCTCGGCTACCGGCTCTCCGGCTCCAGCGACCTGTACGCCTGGGGCGGGCGGCGCCCGTACGCCTCGGTCAACTTCGTGACCGCCCACGACGGCTTCACCCTGCGCGACCTCGTCACCTACGAGCGCAAGCACAACGAGGCCAACGGCGAGGGCAACCGGGACGGCACCCACGACAACCGCTCCTGGAACTGCGGCACCGAGGGCGAGACCGACGACCCCGGGATCAACGCCCTGCGCCGGCGCCAGCTGCGCAACCTGATGACCACGCTGCTGCTGTCGACCGGGGTGCCGATGCTCGTCGCGGGCGACGAGATGGGCCGCACCCAGGGCGGCAACAACAACGCCTACTGCCAGGACAACGAGATCGGCTGGCTGGACTGGAGCCTCCCGGAGGACCCGGGCCGCGCCCAGCTCCTGGCGCTGACCCGCCGGCTGCTCGCCCTGCGCCACCGTCACCCGGTGCTGCGCCGCCGGGCCTTCTTCTCGGGCCGGCCCGCCGCCGACGGGCTGCGGGACCTGGCCTGGTTCACCGCCGACGGCACCGAGATGACCGAACCCGACTGGTACGCCCCGGCGGCGACGCTCGGCCTCTACCTGTCGGGCCGCGACATCCCGGGCCGGGACGCGCGCGGCCGGCAGGTCACCGACGACAGCTTCCTGGCGGTGCTCCACGCGGGCCACCGCCCGGTGGAGTTCCGGCTGCCCGGCCCGCCGTGGGCCGCGTCCTACGAGCTGATCGTGGACACCGCTACGGAGGACCAGTCCCGCGCCCCGGGGACGGTGCACCGGGGCGGGGGGACGATCACCGTGGCGGGGCGGTCGGTGGTGCTGCTGCGGGTGGGCGGCTAG
- a CDS encoding ABC transporter ATP-binding protein: MPTEHVPTKESSPGRRSTVRALLRLWPYVRPVRARLFTAAFVAIVASCLSLVIPLVLKWLVDGPVTAGDRAGVWFGALYLLLLGITEAVLFGVRRWLVARPLAGVEAGMRADLYRHLQRLPIAFHDRWASGQLLSRGTTDLMLIRLFLAFPLTFLLVNGVTILVGYAVLFAQDWTLGLVLLAPVAPMVILCSLFERKYTVVTRRAQDQVGDLTTVVEESVLGIRIVKGFGRHRSQADAFRNLAELLRGTELAKARLLAWIWAVMTLLPELAVGAALVLGTVQVADGQLSAGTLVAFLATALALRWPVESIGFLLAMSQEAATAAERYFEVMDEPEEEDALREEAGGTGERSTGLHFENITFHYPDAPPGSPPVLDGVDLHVRPGETLALVGGTGSGKTTLTALVPRLHEPSAGRILLDGEDITLMPRERLRSLVSVAFEEPTLFSASIGENVLMGTAGGTDEDLSRALSVAQAQDFVGRLPEGADTQVGEQGLSLSGGQRQRLALARAVVGRPRFLVLDDPLSALDVHTEAKVEAALREVLRDTTALVVAHRPSTVLLADRVALLSGGRVAAVGTHHELLRESAEYAWLMSGERHEDPR, translated from the coding sequence ATGCCCACTGAACATGTACCCACCAAGGAATCGTCCCCCGGACGGCGCTCGACGGTGCGCGCGCTGCTGCGTCTGTGGCCGTACGTACGCCCGGTGCGGGCCCGGCTCTTCACCGCCGCGTTCGTCGCGATCGTGGCCTCCTGTCTGTCGCTCGTGATCCCCCTGGTCCTGAAGTGGCTGGTCGACGGCCCGGTCACGGCCGGCGACCGGGCCGGAGTCTGGTTCGGCGCGCTGTACCTGCTCCTCCTCGGCATCACCGAGGCGGTCCTCTTCGGCGTCCGGCGCTGGCTGGTGGCGCGCCCGCTCGCGGGGGTGGAGGCGGGGATGCGGGCCGACCTGTACCGGCACCTCCAGCGGCTGCCGATCGCCTTCCACGACCGCTGGGCATCCGGCCAGCTCCTGTCGCGCGGCACCACGGACCTCATGCTGATCCGCCTCTTCCTCGCCTTCCCGCTGACCTTCCTACTGGTCAACGGCGTGACGATCCTGGTGGGTTACGCGGTGCTGTTCGCCCAGGACTGGACGCTGGGCCTGGTGCTGCTGGCCCCCGTCGCGCCGATGGTCATCCTCTGCTCGCTCTTCGAGCGGAAGTACACGGTGGTGACCCGGCGGGCGCAGGACCAGGTGGGCGACCTGACCACGGTGGTCGAGGAGAGCGTGCTCGGCATCCGGATCGTGAAGGGCTTCGGCCGGCACCGCAGCCAGGCGGACGCCTTCCGGAACCTGGCGGAGCTGCTCCGGGGCACGGAACTGGCCAAGGCCCGTCTGCTGGCCTGGATCTGGGCGGTGATGACGCTGCTGCCCGAACTGGCGGTGGGCGCCGCCCTGGTGCTGGGCACGGTGCAGGTGGCCGACGGGCAGCTGTCGGCGGGCACGCTGGTGGCGTTCCTGGCGACGGCGCTGGCACTGCGCTGGCCGGTGGAGTCGATCGGCTTCCTGCTGGCGATGAGCCAGGAGGCGGCGACGGCGGCCGAGCGCTACTTCGAGGTGATGGACGAACCCGAGGAGGAGGACGCCCTCCGGGAGGAAGCCGGGGGGACCGGCGAACGGTCCACCGGCCTCCACTTCGAGAACATCACCTTCCACTACCCGGACGCGCCCCCCGGCAGCCCGCCCGTCCTGGACGGCGTGGACCTGCACGTCCGGCCCGGCGAGACGCTGGCGCTGGTGGGCGGCACGGGCTCGGGCAAGACGACCCTCACCGCCCTCGTCCCCCGGCTGCACGAGCCGAGCGCCGGCCGGATCCTCCTGGACGGCGAGGACATCACCCTCATGCCCCGGGAACGGCTGCGCTCCCTGGTGTCGGTGGCGTTCGAGGAGCCGACCCTGTTCTCGGCGAGCATCGGCGAGAACGTCCTGATGGGGACGGCCGGGGGAACGGACGAGGACCTGTCCCGGGCCCTGTCCGTGGCCCAGGCGCAGGACTTCGTGGGGAGGCTGCCCGAGGGCGCGGACACCCAGGTCGGCGAACAGGGCCTGAGCCTGTCGGGCGGCCAGCGGCAGCGCCTCGCACTGGCCCGGGCGGTCGTGGGCCGCCCCCGCTTCCTGGTCCTGGACGACCCGCTGTCGGCGCTGGACGTGCACACGGAGGCGAAGGTCGAGGCGGCACTGCGGGAGGTGCTGCGCGACACGACCGCCCTGGTGGTGGCGCACCGCCCGTCGACGGTGCTGCTGGCCGACCGGGTGGCGCTGCTGTCCGGCGGCCGGGTGGCGGCGGTCGGCACCCACCACGAACTGCTCCGCGAGAGCGCCGAGTACGCATGGCTGATGTCCGGCGAAAGGCATGAGGACCCCCGATGA
- a CDS encoding ABC transporter ATP-binding protein has product MTDTNTERKTPPGSRGTPGAPAPLTAPPAGPADPFDQDDLPTAPGATGRLLRSLLSAHRATAATAVLLLLVQQLALQAGPLLVAYAIDRGVPAFRAGNHTPVLAVALGYLGCAAAGGLLQYAFVRTAARINQAVLLDLRGRIFRHAQDLSIDFHERYTSGRLISRSTTDVESLRELLSEGLQELLGVALSFVSISLMLLWLDLGVGAVAVASFGPLYLLVRSYRRRSAAVFAVRSTAIAGVIVKFAETLNGIRPVRAFRRERANDAEFAVLNARHERSNGDALLEMARYVVGSRLVANTAVAGMCLWGAYRVAGGTLELGVLAAAVLYVRRLYDPIDRLGMFLNSYESAAASLAKIAGLLAQRPGVPEATAPRELPVRTGAPGREVVFEGVRFAYRTGGEVLPRLDLTIPAGQTVAVVGSTGAGKSTLAKLLARFYDPTEGRVLLDGADLRELATPELRRGVVMVTQEAFLFSGTVAENIAIGRPEASREEIEQAAKAIGAHDFIAALPDGYDTDVRKRGGRISAGQRQLVAFARALLADPAVLILDEATSSLDVPGERAVQRAMDTVLAGRTAVVIAHRLSTVEVADRVLVMESGRVVEDGSPAALVGGEGRYAGLHKAWRDSLVG; this is encoded by the coding sequence ATGACGGACACGAACACGGAACGGAAGACCCCGCCCGGCAGCCGTGGGACGCCAGGAGCCCCCGCACCCCTCACCGCACCGCCGGCCGGCCCGGCCGACCCCTTCGACCAGGACGACCTCCCCACCGCCCCCGGCGCCACGGGCCGGCTCCTCCGCTCCCTCCTGAGCGCCCACCGGGCGACGGCCGCGACGGCGGTCCTCCTGCTCCTGGTCCAGCAGCTGGCCCTCCAGGCGGGCCCGCTCCTGGTGGCGTACGCGATCGACCGGGGCGTGCCGGCGTTCCGCGCCGGGAACCACACCCCGGTCCTCGCCGTGGCGCTCGGCTACCTGGGCTGCGCGGCGGCCGGCGGCCTGCTCCAGTACGCGTTCGTGCGGACGGCCGCGCGGATCAACCAGGCCGTCCTGCTGGACCTGCGCGGCCGGATCTTCCGCCACGCGCAGGATCTCAGCATCGACTTCCACGAGCGCTACACCTCGGGCCGGCTGATCTCCCGCTCCACGACCGACGTGGAGTCGCTGCGCGAGCTGCTCTCCGAGGGCCTGCAGGAACTCCTGGGCGTGGCCCTGTCCTTCGTGTCGATCTCGCTGATGCTGCTCTGGCTGGACCTGGGCGTCGGCGCGGTGGCGGTGGCCTCGTTCGGCCCGCTGTACCTCCTGGTCCGGAGCTACCGCCGGCGCTCCGCCGCGGTGTTCGCGGTCCGCTCGACGGCGATCGCCGGGGTGATCGTGAAGTTCGCGGAGACGCTGAACGGCATCCGGCCGGTGCGCGCCTTCCGCCGGGAGCGGGCGAACGACGCGGAGTTCGCGGTCCTGAACGCGCGGCACGAGCGCAGCAACGGCGACGCGCTCCTGGAGATGGCCCGGTACGTGGTGGGCTCGCGGCTCGTGGCGAACACGGCGGTGGCCGGCATGTGCCTGTGGGGCGCGTACCGGGTGGCGGGCGGCACGCTGGAGCTGGGCGTGCTGGCGGCGGCGGTGCTGTACGTACGCCGGCTGTACGACCCGATCGACCGGCTCGGCATGTTCCTCAACTCGTACGAGTCGGCGGCGGCCTCGCTCGCGAAGATCGCGGGCCTGCTCGCCCAGCGGCCGGGCGTCCCGGAGGCGACCGCGCCCCGGGAGCTGCCGGTGCGCACCGGCGCCCCGGGCCGCGAGGTGGTCTTCGAGGGGGTCCGGTTCGCGTACCGGACGGGCGGCGAGGTGCTGCCGCGCCTCGACCTGACGATCCCGGCGGGCCAGACGGTCGCCGTCGTGGGCTCGACGGGCGCGGGCAAGTCGACGCTGGCGAAACTGCTGGCCCGCTTCTACGACCCGACGGAGGGCCGGGTGCTGCTGGACGGGGCGGACCTGCGCGAGCTGGCGACGCCGGAGCTGCGGCGGGGCGTGGTGATGGTGACGCAGGAGGCGTTCCTGTTCTCGGGGACGGTCGCGGAGAACATCGCGATCGGCCGCCCGGAGGCGAGCCGCGAGGAGATCGAGCAGGCGGCGAAGGCCATCGGCGCCCACGACTTCATCGCGGCGCTGCCGGACGGCTACGACACGGACGTGCGCAAGCGGGGCGGCCGGATCTCGGCGGGCCAGCGCCAACTGGTCGCCTTCGCGCGGGCGTTGCTGGCGGACCCTGCGGTGCTCATCCTGGACGAGGCGACCAGCTCGCTGGACGTGCCGGGCGAGCGGGCGGTGCAGCGGGCGATGGACACGGTCCTGGCGGGCCGCACGGCGGTGGTCATCGCCCACCGCCTGTCGACGGTGGAGGTGGCGGACCGGGTCCTGGTGATGGAATCGGGCCGGGTCGTGGAGGACGGCTCACCGGCGGCACTGGTCGGCGGCGAGGGCCGGTACGCGGGGCTGCACAAGGCCTGGCGCGACAGTCTGGTGGGCTGA
- a CDS encoding MFS transporter, giving the protein MTLTTPPRAAGEALAGRREWTALAVLMLPLLLVSMDVSVLYFALPAIAAELRPGATAQLWILDMYGFVLAGLLITMGALADRLGRRRLLLGGAALFGLASCAAALADGAGTLIAARALLGVGGACLMPTTLAMIRTLFRDEAQRAKAVTTWTAVMAGGISLGPILSGALLEHFWWGSVFLVNLPAMALLLLLGPVLLPAGRGTPGPGRFDGWSALLSLGAVLPTVYGVKEFATDGWSPLAALAVAAGLCVAAAFLRRQSRLAHPMVDLALLRRPAYGGSVLVNLLAMAATVGFAVFTTQYLQSVLGQSPFEAALWSLVPTLGVMAAAPAAAGLARRTDRAYVMAGGFLLAAACFGWLALVDLGTPLWAVLTACAGYAAGIVSAMTLGNELALGAAPVERAGAAAAVLESGQELGGALGMAVLGSVGTAVYTAAMPSGAPVAARETLGGALGAPAPVLAAARAAFTEAIGGAAVGAGVLMLVAAGLSYGVLRGRRVGD; this is encoded by the coding sequence ATGACGCTCACCACCCCGCCCCGCGCCGCCGGCGAAGCGCTCGCCGGCCGCCGCGAATGGACCGCCCTCGCCGTCCTGATGCTGCCCCTGCTCCTCGTCTCCATGGACGTCTCCGTCCTCTACTTCGCCCTCCCCGCGATCGCCGCCGAACTCCGCCCCGGCGCCACCGCGCAGCTGTGGATCCTCGACATGTACGGCTTCGTCCTCGCCGGACTCCTCATCACCATGGGCGCCCTCGCCGACCGCCTCGGCCGGCGCCGGCTGCTCCTCGGCGGCGCCGCCCTCTTCGGCCTGGCCTCCTGCGCCGCCGCCCTCGCCGACGGCGCCGGCACGCTCATCGCGGCCCGCGCGCTCCTCGGCGTCGGCGGGGCCTGCCTGATGCCCACCACCCTCGCCATGATCCGCACCCTCTTCCGCGACGAGGCCCAGCGCGCCAAGGCCGTCACCACCTGGACCGCGGTCATGGCCGGCGGCATCTCCCTCGGGCCCATCCTCAGCGGAGCGCTCCTCGAACACTTCTGGTGGGGCTCGGTGTTCCTCGTCAACCTGCCCGCCATGGCCCTGCTCCTGCTCCTCGGCCCCGTCCTCCTGCCCGCCGGCCGGGGCACGCCCGGGCCGGGCCGCTTCGACGGGTGGAGCGCGCTGCTCTCCCTCGGCGCGGTGCTGCCGACCGTCTACGGCGTCAAGGAGTTCGCCACGGACGGGTGGTCGCCCCTCGCCGCGCTCGCCGTCGCCGCCGGCCTCTGCGTCGCCGCCGCCTTCCTGCGCCGCCAGTCCCGGCTCGCCCACCCCATGGTCGACCTCGCCCTGCTGCGCCGCCCCGCCTACGGCGGCTCCGTCCTCGTCAACCTGCTCGCCATGGCCGCGACCGTCGGCTTCGCCGTCTTCACCACCCAGTACCTGCAGTCCGTCCTCGGCCAGAGCCCCTTCGAGGCCGCCCTGTGGAGCCTCGTGCCCACCCTCGGCGTCATGGCCGCCGCCCCGGCCGCCGCGGGGCTCGCCCGGCGGACCGACCGGGCGTACGTCATGGCCGGCGGGTTCCTCCTCGCCGCCGCCTGCTTCGGGTGGCTGGCCCTCGTCGACCTCGGCACCCCGCTGTGGGCCGTGCTCACCGCCTGCGCCGGGTACGCGGCCGGGATCGTCTCGGCCATGACCCTCGGCAACGAACTCGCCCTCGGCGCCGCGCCCGTCGAGCGGGCCGGGGCGGCCGCCGCGGTCCTCGAATCGGGCCAGGAACTCGGCGGAGCCCTCGGCATGGCCGTCCTCGGCTCCGTCGGCACCGCCGTCTACACCGCCGCCATGCCCTCCGGGGCGCCCGTCGCCGCCCGCGAGACCCTCGGCGGGGCCCTCGGCGCCCCCGCCCCCGTCCTCGCCGCGGCCCGCGCCGCCTTCACCGAGGCGATCGGCGGGGCGGCGGTCGGCGCGGGGGTGCTGATGCTGGTCGCCGCGGGTCTCTCGTACGGGGTGCTGCGGGGGCGGCGGGTGGGGGACTGA